Proteins encoded by one window of Yersinia massiliensis:
- the rhaB gene encoding rhamnulokinase — protein sequence MVAIDLGASSGRVMLASYLPGQQQLTLREVCRFTNQIKSIDGSDVWDIDAIEQAIRGGLNQLDSEGIRLDSIGIDTWGVDFVLLDKQGERVGLPVSYRDSRTQGVMEQAQQTLGSDMIYRRTGIQFLPFNTLYQLRALSEQQPHLLAKVAHLLLIPDYLHYRLTGQLNWEYTNATTTQLLNIETGDWDSDLLAYAGIPPHWFGKPSKPGNTIGYWQSHRGQQVPVIAVATHDTASAVLAAPLMDTDAAYLSSGTWSLMGFESRLPLTHCQAQSSNITNEGGAEARYRVLKNIMGLWLLQRAVDELHIDDLPELIEQAAKQPACRSLINPNDSRFINPPNMCREIQNACREHGLPVPITAAQLTRCIFDSLAMLYRQVAQELAELRGRPISHLHIVGGGCQNQFLNQLCADACGLPVSMGPIEASTLGNIGSQLISLGEVADVAHYRRIVAKNFPMHALSPHDNTDFAAHWSQFQSLSQLPKELCI from the coding sequence ATGGTCGCCATCGACCTTGGTGCCTCCAGTGGACGGGTGATGCTGGCAAGTTACTTGCCCGGTCAGCAACAACTGACCTTGCGGGAGGTTTGCCGCTTTACCAACCAAATTAAATCTATTGATGGCTCTGACGTCTGGGATATCGACGCCATTGAACAAGCTATCCGTGGTGGCCTAAATCAACTCGACAGCGAAGGGATCAGGCTAGACAGCATTGGAATTGACACTTGGGGTGTTGATTTTGTATTGCTCGATAAGCAAGGAGAAAGAGTCGGACTGCCTGTTTCATACCGTGATAGCCGTACTCAGGGTGTGATGGAGCAGGCGCAGCAGACATTGGGCAGCGATATGATTTATCGCCGTACCGGCATTCAATTTCTCCCCTTCAACACGCTGTATCAATTACGCGCACTCAGTGAACAACAACCTCATTTGCTCGCCAAGGTCGCCCATCTATTGCTGATCCCAGACTATTTGCATTATCGCCTGACCGGACAGCTTAACTGGGAATATACCAATGCCACCACCACCCAACTTCTGAACATCGAAACCGGTGACTGGGATAGCGATTTGTTGGCTTATGCCGGTATACCGCCTCACTGGTTTGGCAAACCCAGCAAGCCTGGCAACACCATCGGCTACTGGCAAAGTCATCGCGGCCAGCAAGTCCCAGTCATTGCTGTTGCCACCCATGACACAGCCAGTGCAGTGCTCGCCGCGCCACTGATGGATACAGATGCCGCCTATCTCAGTTCCGGTACTTGGTCGCTGATGGGGTTCGAAAGTCGTCTGCCACTCACCCACTGTCAGGCGCAGTCGAGCAATATCACCAATGAAGGGGGGGCTGAAGCACGCTATCGCGTACTCAAAAACATTATGGGCCTCTGGTTACTGCAACGTGCAGTAGACGAGTTACATATTGATGACTTACCTGAACTTATTGAACAAGCGGCAAAACAACCGGCCTGTCGCTCGCTGATTAATCCTAATGATAGCCGCTTTATTAATCCGCCCAATATGTGCCGTGAAATTCAGAATGCCTGCCGCGAACACGGGTTACCCGTTCCCATCACGGCCGCTCAACTGACTCGCTGCATTTTTGACAGCCTAGCCATGTTGTACCGGCAAGTAGCCCAAGAGTTGGCAGAACTTCGCGGGCGCCCCATCAGCCATTTGCATATTGTCGGTGGCGGATGCCAAAACCAATTTTTGAATCAGCTCTGTGCTGATGCCTGTGGCTTACCCGTCAGTATGGGGCCTATTGAAGCCTCCACGCTGGGCAATATTGGTAGCCAATTAATCTCGCTAGGCGAGGTGGCGGATGTCGCACATTACCGCCGCATCGTAGCAAAAAACTTCCCAATGCACGCGCTATCCCCTCACGACAACACTGACTTCGCTGCCCACTGGTCGCAATTCCAGTCATTGAGTCAATTACCTAAGGAACTTTGCATATGA
- a CDS encoding LysR family transcriptional regulator: MFKQLQDMALFAHVAECGSFTRAAERVGLPKSSVSQRISQLEQRLGIRLLNRTTRQLNLTFAGERYLLHCQEMLQAAERADLALQRLKANPSGRLRISTPAGLGATLLARLATDFQQQYPDVQLEVLVSDTMVDLVEEGFDVALRTGKPQDSSLIGRRLGYAPRYLLASPDYLAQHPPLLHPQQLEAHHCIAHRAWQALILRREDEFYRWQVPVQHVTDNLLYARECALTGAGITLLPAFLSREVVANRQLVEVLPEWQAEGNELYLVYPSRKLNSPALSCFIDVVIGHPVFEDYVQGLAMS, encoded by the coding sequence ATGTTTAAGCAACTGCAGGATATGGCGCTGTTTGCGCACGTGGCGGAATGCGGCAGTTTTACGCGTGCGGCGGAAAGGGTCGGATTGCCAAAATCGAGTGTTAGTCAGCGCATCAGCCAGTTAGAGCAACGTTTAGGGATTCGGTTGCTTAACCGAACCACTCGCCAGTTGAATCTGACCTTTGCCGGTGAACGGTATTTGTTGCATTGCCAAGAGATGTTGCAAGCGGCAGAGCGTGCGGATCTGGCACTGCAACGCCTGAAGGCGAATCCCAGTGGTCGTTTACGGATTTCGACGCCTGCCGGATTAGGTGCCACTTTGTTGGCGCGGTTGGCGACTGATTTTCAGCAACAATACCCCGATGTGCAGTTGGAAGTCTTGGTGTCAGATACCATGGTGGATTTGGTGGAAGAGGGATTTGATGTGGCCTTGCGAACCGGCAAACCACAGGATTCGTCGCTTATTGGTCGTCGGCTAGGTTACGCCCCTCGCTATCTGCTGGCCTCGCCAGACTATTTGGCGCAGCATCCACCCTTGTTACATCCACAACAATTGGAAGCACACCATTGTATCGCCCATCGTGCTTGGCAGGCGCTAATTTTACGCCGTGAAGATGAGTTTTATCGCTGGCAAGTGCCGGTGCAGCATGTGACGGATAACCTGTTGTATGCTCGAGAATGCGCACTAACAGGGGCGGGAATCACCTTACTGCCGGCATTTCTCAGCCGCGAAGTGGTAGCGAATCGCCAGTTGGTCGAAGTGCTGCCCGAATGGCAGGCTGAAGGGAATGAGCTGTATTTGGTCTACCCTAGCCGCAAACTCAACTCGCCCGCATTGAGTTGTTTCATTGATGTGGTGATTGGGCATCCGGTCTTTGAGGATTACGTGCAAGGGCTGGCAATGTCTTAA
- a CDS encoding L-rhamnose isomerase, whose translation MTNSIEQAWMLAKQRFAAVGVDVDAALARLDTLPISMHCWQGDDVTGFENPDGVLTGGIQATGNYPGKARNASELRADLEQALALIPGPKRLNLHAIYLESDTPVARNKIEPHHFKHWVEWAKKHHLGLDFNPSCFSHPLSADGFTLSHANPEIRQFWIEHCQASRRVSAYFGEQLGTPSVMNIWIPDGMKDTPVDRLAPRQRLLSALDEVISEALNPAHHIDAVESKLFGIGAESYTVGSNEFYMGYATSRQTALCLDAGHFHPTEVISDKISSAMLYVPRLLLHVSRPVRWDSDHVVLLDDETQAIAGEIIRHNLFDRVHIGLDFFDASINRIAAWVIGTRNMKKALLRALLEPTDMLRQLELRGDFTARLALLEEQKSLPWQAIWEGYCQRNDVPVDARWLDAVREYEQQTLSQR comes from the coding sequence ATGACGAATTCTATTGAACAGGCTTGGATGCTGGCTAAACAGCGCTTTGCTGCGGTCGGTGTTGATGTTGATGCCGCACTAGCCCGCCTTGATACGCTGCCCATTTCCATGCATTGCTGGCAAGGCGATGACGTGACCGGTTTTGAGAATCCGGATGGCGTTTTAACCGGTGGTATTCAAGCAACAGGAAATTATCCGGGTAAAGCGCGTAATGCTAGTGAGTTACGTGCTGACCTGGAACAAGCGCTGGCATTAATTCCTGGCCCTAAACGCCTCAATTTACATGCTATTTATCTCGAATCCGACACGCCTGTTGCTCGCAATAAGATCGAGCCGCATCACTTCAAACACTGGGTTGAGTGGGCGAAGAAGCATCATTTAGGGTTGGATTTTAACCCTTCTTGCTTCTCTCACCCGCTCAGTGCCGATGGCTTTACCCTGTCGCACGCCAATCCTGAAATCCGCCAGTTCTGGATTGAGCATTGTCAGGCCAGCCGCCGCGTTTCAGCCTATTTTGGCGAACAGTTGGGCACACCTTCTGTCATGAACATCTGGATCCCTGATGGCATGAAAGATACCCCTGTTGATCGGCTTGCCCCCCGCCAACGCTTGTTATCTGCGTTAGATGAAGTCATCAGTGAAGCATTAAACCCCGCTCACCATATTGATGCTGTTGAGAGCAAATTGTTTGGTATTGGCGCTGAAAGCTACACCGTCGGTTCCAACGAATTTTATATGGGTTATGCCACCAGCCGCCAAACTGCACTGTGCTTGGACGCCGGTCACTTCCATCCCACTGAAGTCATTTCCGACAAGATATCCAGCGCGATGCTGTATGTCCCACGCCTGCTGCTCCACGTCAGCCGTCCTGTCCGTTGGGACAGTGACCATGTGGTGTTGCTGGATGATGAAACACAGGCCATTGCCGGTGAGATCATTCGACACAATTTGTTTGATCGGGTCCATATCGGCCTCGATTTCTTTGATGCCTCCATCAACCGGATTGCTGCTTGGGTTATTGGCACGCGCAACATGAAAAAAGCCTTACTACGCGCCTTACTCGAACCTACCGATATGCTGCGCCAACTGGAATTACGCGGAGATTTCACCGCACGACTGGCGCTGCTGGAAGAACAGAAGTCTCTGCCTTGGCAGGCTATTTGGGAAGGTTACTGCCAGCGCAATGATGTTCCAGTTGATGCCCGCTGGCTCGATGCAGTACGCGAATATGAACAACAGACTCTCAGCCAACGTTAA
- the fucO gene encoding lactaldehyde reductase, producing the protein MSFMLALPKISLHGTGAIGDMVQLLRDKQWGKALIVTDGQLVELGLLDSLFTAMNQHQLSYALFGDVFPNPTESLVQAGLTAFTQHECDYLIAFGGGSPIDTAKAIKILTANPSPSTAYSGIGKVKQPGVPLVAINTTAGTAAEMTSNAVIIDSQRQVKEVIIDTNIIPDIAVDDPEVMLNIPASVTAATGMDALTHAIEAYVSLGAHTLTDPCALESIRLISQWLPVAVDEGKNLQAREMMACGQYLAGMAFNSAGLGLVHALAHQPGATHNLPHGVCNAILLPVIEEYNRPQAVSRFARIAQAMGVNTQAMSDEQASHQAIAAIRQLSLRVGIPAGFSALGIEESDIEGWLDKALADPCAPCNPRAADREQVRALYLQAL; encoded by the coding sequence ATGAGCTTCATGTTGGCACTACCCAAAATAAGTTTGCATGGCACCGGTGCTATTGGCGATATGGTGCAATTGCTCCGCGATAAACAGTGGGGAAAGGCGCTGATTGTGACTGACGGGCAACTCGTCGAACTCGGTTTGCTAGACAGCTTGTTTACCGCCATGAACCAGCACCAGTTATCTTATGCGCTGTTTGGCGACGTTTTCCCTAATCCAACAGAATCCTTAGTCCAAGCTGGCTTAACTGCCTTCACTCAGCATGAGTGCGACTATCTGATCGCCTTTGGCGGTGGCAGCCCCATCGATACAGCTAAGGCCATTAAGATACTGACGGCCAACCCTAGCCCCTCTACGGCCTACTCCGGTATTGGCAAAGTCAAACAGCCTGGCGTCCCACTGGTGGCTATCAATACCACAGCCGGCACGGCAGCGGAAATGACCAGCAACGCCGTCATCATTGATAGTCAGCGGCAAGTGAAAGAAGTGATTATCGATACGAATATCATTCCAGACATTGCCGTCGACGACCCTGAGGTCATGCTTAACATTCCTGCTAGCGTCACTGCCGCAACAGGGATGGATGCCCTCACCCACGCCATCGAAGCCTATGTTTCGCTCGGCGCGCACACATTAACCGACCCTTGCGCGCTAGAGTCTATCCGTCTGATTAGCCAATGGCTGCCAGTCGCCGTCGATGAGGGTAAAAACCTTCAGGCGCGAGAGATGATGGCATGTGGTCAATATCTGGCAGGGATGGCATTTAACAGCGCTGGATTAGGCTTGGTTCATGCACTCGCGCATCAGCCGGGCGCGACACATAACCTTCCTCATGGCGTCTGCAATGCTATCTTGCTGCCCGTGATTGAAGAATATAATCGTCCGCAAGCCGTCAGCCGTTTTGCCCGTATCGCGCAGGCAATGGGGGTCAACACCCAAGCAATGAGTGATGAACAAGCCAGCCATCAGGCTATCGCCGCCATACGCCAACTGTCGTTGCGCGTCGGTATTCCTGCCGGATTTTCTGCCTTAGGTATTGAGGAAAGTGATATTGAAGGCTGGTTAGATAAAGCACTCGCCGATCCTTGCGCGCCTTGCAACCCAAGGGCTGCGGATCGTGAACAAGTACGCGCACTTTACTTGCAGGCACTTTGA
- the rhaS gene encoding HTH-type transcriptional activator RhaS, which produces MTVLHSIDFFASSLAPIAIETRAPQTAFPEHHHDFYEIVIVEEGAGVHVFNGQPHTLSSGCVCFVRDHDRHLFESTDALFLTNVLFRAPDAFRFLSGVGHFLPQECEGIYPSHWRVNGQTLQQVRHLIACLAQVPKSDLVEDIALHESVFMQLLVKLWQGCRAEIGNDQEGRLCQLLDWLQNHYSEVIEWSELADRFALPLRTLHRQLKNQTGMTPQRYLTRLRLLQARHQLCYSNNNVTDIAYQCGFGDSNHFSTLFKREFSQSPRDLRSQL; this is translated from the coding sequence ATGACTGTTTTGCACAGTATTGATTTTTTCGCTTCCAGTTTGGCGCCCATTGCCATTGAAACGCGTGCGCCACAAACGGCTTTCCCAGAACATCATCATGATTTTTATGAAATTGTTATCGTTGAAGAAGGCGCGGGAGTGCACGTTTTTAATGGACAGCCCCATACATTAAGCAGTGGCTGCGTCTGTTTTGTCCGCGATCACGATCGTCATTTGTTCGAATCGACTGATGCACTCTTTCTCACTAACGTATTATTTCGCGCGCCTGATGCCTTTCGTTTTTTATCCGGCGTCGGACATTTTTTGCCCCAAGAGTGTGAGGGTATTTACCCGTCTCATTGGCGGGTTAATGGTCAGACTTTGCAGCAAGTTAGGCACTTAATAGCTTGTTTAGCGCAGGTGCCAAAAAGTGATTTGGTTGAAGATATTGCTCTGCATGAAAGTGTCTTTATGCAACTTTTGGTGAAGCTGTGGCAAGGATGCCGTGCAGAGATCGGCAATGATCAGGAAGGGCGATTATGCCAACTGCTGGACTGGCTACAGAATCATTACAGCGAGGTGATTGAATGGTCGGAATTAGCCGACCGATTTGCATTGCCGTTGCGCACGCTACACCGCCAGTTAAAAAACCAAACTGGGATGACTCCCCAGCGTTATCTGACACGTTTGCGTTTACTGCAAGCCCGCCATCAATTGTGTTACAGCAACAATAACGTGACTGATATTGCATACCAGTGTGGTTTCGGTGACAGCAATCATTTTTCCACCTTGTTTAAGCGAGAATTCTCTCAGTCCCCCCGTGATTTACGTAGCCAGCTTTAG
- the rhaM gene encoding L-rhamnose mutarotase → MIRKAFVMQVNPDAHGEYQRRHTPIWPELEAVLKAQGAHHYSIFIDETRHLLFGFVEIESEARWNAVADTAVCQRWWQHMADVMPTHADNSPVSLTLREVFYLD, encoded by the coding sequence ATGATACGCAAAGCGTTTGTCATGCAGGTCAATCCTGATGCCCATGGTGAATATCAGCGTCGGCACACCCCCATTTGGCCGGAGTTAGAAGCCGTGTTGAAAGCACAGGGTGCTCATCACTACTCGATTTTCATCGATGAAACACGCCATTTGCTGTTTGGTTTTGTCGAAATTGAATCGGAAGCGCGCTGGAATGCCGTGGCTGACACTGCCGTTTGCCAGCGCTGGTGGCAACATATGGCCGATGTCATGCCGACTCATGCCGATAACAGCCCAGTGAGCCTGACGCTCCGAGAAGTGTTCTATCTGGATTAA
- the rhaT gene encoding L-rhamnose/proton symporter RhaT: protein MNNAIILGIIWHLVGAASAACFYAPFKQVKKWSWETMWSIGGLVSWLILPWTVSYLLLPDFWQYYGSFSLATLLPVFLFGAMWGVGNINYGLTMRYLGMSMGIGIAIGITLIIGTLMTPILQGRFDMLLGTAGGRMTLLGVFVALIGVAIVSYAGLLKERAMGIQAEEFNLKKGLVLAVMCGIFSAGMSFAMDAAKPMHEAASALGINPLYVALPSYVIIMGGGAIINLSYCFIRLATLKNLSVKADFAVAKPLLISNILFSALAGLMWYLQFFFYAWGHAKIPQQYDYMSWMLHMSFYVLCGGIVGLLLKEWKCPTKKPVTVLCIGCLVIILAANIVGLGMAA from the coding sequence ATGAACAATGCGATTATATTGGGGATAATTTGGCATCTGGTGGGCGCTGCAAGTGCGGCGTGCTTCTATGCGCCCTTTAAGCAAGTGAAGAAATGGTCGTGGGAAACCATGTGGTCCATTGGTGGATTAGTCTCTTGGCTTATCCTTCCTTGGACAGTCAGTTATTTGTTATTACCTGATTTTTGGCAATATTACGGTTCTTTTAGTCTTGCCACGCTATTGCCAGTATTTCTGTTCGGTGCCATGTGGGGGGTTGGTAATATCAACTACGGCCTCACCATGCGCTACCTTGGAATGTCGATGGGGATTGGGATAGCCATCGGTATCACCCTGATTATCGGCACGCTAATGACGCCTATTCTCCAAGGGCGTTTCGACATGCTATTGGGGACTGCTGGGGGGCGAATGACGCTGCTTGGCGTATTTGTTGCGCTGATAGGTGTGGCCATCGTTAGCTATGCTGGGCTGCTGAAAGAGCGGGCGATGGGTATTCAGGCCGAAGAGTTCAATCTAAAGAAAGGGCTCGTATTGGCTGTCATGTGCGGCATTTTCTCTGCCGGTATGTCATTTGCCATGGATGCCGCGAAACCGATGCATGAAGCAGCCAGCGCATTAGGTATTAACCCGTTATATGTGGCACTGCCAAGCTACGTCATCATTATGGGGGGCGGTGCCATCATCAACTTGAGTTACTGCTTCATTCGTTTGGCAACACTCAAAAATCTATCCGTCAAAGCCGACTTCGCTGTCGCTAAGCCATTACTGATCAGCAATATTCTGTTCTCAGCGTTAGCCGGTTTGATGTGGTATCTGCAATTCTTCTTCTATGCTTGGGGCCACGCCAAGATCCCGCAACAATATGATTATATGAGCTGGATGTTGCACATGAGTTTCTATGTATTGTGTGGCGGGATTGTTGGACTGTTACTCAAAGAGTGGAAATGCCCGACCAAAAAGCCAGTAACCGTTCTGTGTATTGGTTGTTTAGTGATTATTCTGGCTGCCAATATTGTCGGATTGGGTATGGCAGCGTAA
- the rhaR gene encoding HTH-type transcriptional activator RhaR, translating into MRAPLLLESRDYLPSEHMPVAVTNRYPQEVFAEHTHQFCEIVIVWRGNGLHVLNDHPYRITCGDVFYIQAQDHHSYESVHDLVLDNIIYCPERLRLNAQWHKLLPPFGHEQNQGYWRLTTEGMAQARPIIQQLAQESRKTDSWSIQLTEALLLQLAIVLKRHRYRAEQSHLLPDGEQLDLIMSALQQSLGVHFDMADFCFKNQLVERSLKQLFRQQTGMSINHYLRQIRLCHAKCLLRGSEHRISDIAARCGFEDSNYFSAVFTREAGMTPRDYRQRFIRTPAKRELDSAEQQRSPII; encoded by the coding sequence ATGCGAGCACCACTGCTGTTAGAAAGCCGAGACTATTTACCCTCGGAACACATGCCGGTGGCTGTCACCAACCGATACCCGCAGGAAGTTTTCGCAGAGCATACCCATCAATTTTGCGAAATTGTGATTGTTTGGCGGGGCAATGGCCTGCATGTATTGAATGATCACCCTTATCGCATTACCTGTGGTGATGTTTTTTATATTCAAGCGCAAGACCATCATAGCTATGAATCTGTCCATGACTTGGTACTAGACAACATCATTTATTGTCCCGAGCGGCTGCGTCTCAATGCGCAATGGCATAAATTACTGCCTCCTTTTGGCCATGAACAGAACCAAGGTTATTGGCGGCTAACCACCGAAGGGATGGCTCAGGCGCGGCCCATTATTCAGCAATTGGCGCAAGAGTCGCGCAAGACGGATTCATGGTCGATACAATTGACCGAGGCACTGTTACTGCAACTGGCGATCGTATTGAAACGCCATCGCTACCGGGCAGAACAATCGCACCTACTCCCTGATGGTGAGCAACTGGATTTAATTATGTCTGCGTTGCAGCAAAGTTTAGGAGTGCATTTTGATATGGCGGATTTTTGCTTTAAAAACCAGTTGGTTGAACGTTCTCTTAAACAATTATTCCGTCAGCAAACGGGCATGAGTATCAATCATTATCTACGTCAGATTCGATTATGCCATGCGAAGTGTTTATTACGTGGTAGCGAACATCGCATCAGTGATATCGCCGCTCGTTGTGGGTTTGAGGACAGTAATTACTTCTCTGCGGTGTTTACCCGCGAAGCCGGTATGACCCCGCGCGATTACCGTCAGCGCTTTATCCGCACACCGGCTAAGCGTGAGCTTGATAGCGCAGAACAACAGCGTAGTCCCATTATCTAA
- the rhaD gene encoding rhamnulose-1-phosphate aldolase, which produces MQTILSSWFIQGMIKATGDMWRKGWDERNGGNISLRLLDAEVEPYRRDFSPQPRHVELTQPALELANCWFLVTGSGKFFRNVELNPAENLVLLQVSADGMAYHIHWGLTQGGLPTSELAAHFQSHIVRMQVSGGTNRVIMHCHATNLIALSYVQKLDNASFTRLLWEGSTECLVVFPDGIGIVPWMVPGTDGIGTQTAEQMRNHSLVLWPFHGIFGSGPTLDDAFGLIDTAEKSAEIMVKVLSMGGKKQTISREQLIALAARFDVTPLAAALDA; this is translated from the coding sequence ATGCAAACTATTCTGTCTTCCTGGTTTATTCAGGGAATGATTAAAGCCACAGGTGATATGTGGCGTAAAGGTTGGGATGAACGTAACGGTGGCAATATCAGCTTGCGATTGCTCGACGCCGAAGTTGAGCCTTATCGTCGTGATTTCTCCCCCCAACCGCGCCACGTGGAGCTCACGCAACCCGCGCTTGAACTGGCGAACTGCTGGTTTTTAGTGACCGGTTCCGGAAAGTTTTTCCGCAATGTTGAATTAAACCCAGCCGAAAATCTGGTGTTACTGCAAGTCAGTGCTGATGGTATGGCATATCACATTCACTGGGGACTGACTCAAGGGGGGCTGCCGACCTCTGAATTAGCGGCGCATTTCCAGTCTCACATCGTCCGGATGCAGGTCAGTGGCGGGACTAATCGGGTCATTATGCACTGCCACGCCACCAATCTGATTGCGCTGAGTTATGTCCAAAAACTGGATAATGCCAGTTTCACTCGGTTGTTATGGGAAGGCAGTACTGAATGCTTAGTGGTGTTCCCTGATGGTATTGGCATTGTGCCATGGATGGTGCCAGGCACCGATGGGATTGGTACGCAGACGGCGGAACAAATGCGCAACCATAGCCTCGTACTTTGGCCTTTCCACGGTATTTTCGGCAGCGGCCCCACGTTGGATGATGCTTTCGGCCTCATTGATACCGCCGAGAAGTCAGCCGAGATCATGGTGAAAGTCTTGTCCATGGGGGGCAAGAAACAGACCATTTCACGTGAGCAACTCATTGCCCTAGCCGCGCGTTTTGATGTCACCCCACTGGCGGCAGCGCTAGACGCTTAA
- a CDS encoding zinc-binding alcohol dehydrogenase family protein, translating to MTFKAIAVNPQQPADFVEIALDRLAPGPFDLLVEVKAASINPVDTKVHSSLKKNGLQQPRVLGWDAAGVVISVGEKVTGFRAGDEVWYAGDITRAGSNAQQQLVDARIAAHKPHSMNWAQAAAIPLTAITAWEALFEHLKIQQASAEKSLLIIGGAGGVGSLAIPLAALRSQVKVIATASRPASAAWCRERGADLTVDYRDLKAQLAKEGIDKVDYILCLNDTDGHWPAISELIAPLGQICTIVENEKPLDQNQLKLKSAALHWEFMFTRSMFSTPDIAQQGEILKQVSQLVDEGKLQGTLSETLHGLSVENLHAAHARVAEGHMQGKIVIAY from the coding sequence ATGACCTTTAAAGCCATTGCTGTGAACCCGCAACAACCTGCCGACTTTGTTGAAATCGCGCTAGATAGACTCGCACCCGGCCCATTTGATTTGCTGGTTGAAGTTAAAGCGGCCTCCATCAATCCGGTGGATACCAAAGTACACAGCAGCTTAAAAAAGAATGGCCTACAGCAGCCTCGGGTTTTGGGTTGGGACGCCGCAGGGGTGGTGATCAGTGTTGGAGAGAAGGTCACCGGTTTCCGTGCGGGTGATGAGGTTTGGTACGCGGGTGATATCACTCGCGCTGGCAGTAATGCACAGCAACAGTTAGTCGATGCCCGCATTGCAGCCCATAAACCCCACTCAATGAATTGGGCGCAGGCTGCCGCTATTCCTTTAACCGCTATTACCGCGTGGGAAGCCTTGTTTGAACACTTGAAGATTCAGCAGGCCAGCGCAGAAAAAAGTCTGCTTATCATCGGTGGTGCGGGTGGAGTGGGATCACTGGCGATTCCGTTGGCCGCCTTACGCAGCCAAGTCAAAGTGATTGCGACCGCATCACGCCCAGCATCTGCCGCTTGGTGCCGTGAACGAGGAGCTGACCTGACGGTTGATTACCGCGACCTGAAAGCACAGTTAGCAAAAGAAGGTATCGATAAAGTGGATTACATTCTCTGCCTAAATGATACAGACGGTCACTGGCCGGCTATCAGCGAATTGATCGCACCGCTGGGGCAGATATGCACCATCGTTGAGAATGAAAAACCTTTGGATCAGAATCAGTTAAAACTGAAAAGTGCCGCTTTGCATTGGGAGTTTATGTTCACGCGTAGCATGTTTTCTACGCCAGATATTGCCCAACAAGGGGAAATCCTAAAGCAGGTGAGCCAGTTGGTGGATGAGGGCAAACTGCAAGGCACGCTAAGCGAAACCCTGCACGGCCTGAGCGTTGAAAACCTGCATGCCGCCCATGCACGAGTGGCAGAGGGGCATATGCAGGGCAAAATCGTGATTGCTTACTAA